ACGCCGTGGTCGGCGGGGGCGGGCTCGTCCAGCTCCCGGCGCTGCTGCTCGCGCTGCCGGGGGCCACCCCCGTCCAGGTCCTCGCGACGAACAAGCTGTCGGGGGTGTGGGGGACCACGGCCGCCGCGGTGACGTACGCCCGCCGGCTGCCGCGGCGCCCGCGCGCCGTCGGGGTGCTCACGGCCGCCGCGGCTGTCGGGTCGGGCCTCGGCGCCGCGCTCGCGGCCCTCGTCCCGCCCGGTCTCTTCACGCCGCTCGTCCTCGTGCTCGTCGTCGTCATCGGGGTCGTCACGGTCGCGCGGCCCCGGCTCGGCCTCGTCGAGCGGCACCGCGTCCGTTCGATGTCCTTCGCCGCGCTCCTCGCCGGCATCGGTATCGGCGTCGGGGTGTGGGACGGGATCTTCGGCCCCGGCACGGGGACGTTGTTCGTGTTCGCGCTCGTCGGTCTCGCGGGGTACCAGTTCCTCGACGCGACGGGTCTCGCCCGGATCGCCAACGCCGTGACGAACCTCGCGGCGCTCGTGGTCTTCACGCTGCAGGGTGCGCCCCTGTGGACCCTCGGCGTGCTCATGGGCGCCGCCAACCTCGCCGGTGGCTGGCTCGGTGCGCACACCGCCATCGCACGTGGCTCGGCCTTCGTGCGGGCCGTGTTCCTCGTGGTGGTGGGCCTGCTCGCGGCCCGGCTCGCGTGGGACGTCGTCGCCGGGCTCTGACCGGCGCCCCGCTCAGCCCGTCAGCCGGGGAAGGCGACAGGCCCCCCGCCCCACGACCAGCGACCGCGCTCGGCGAGCGCGAGCGCCCGGACCGCGGCCGCGACCCAGTCCGCGACGCCGCTGTCGACCGCGGCGACGAGCACGGCGCCCGCCGCGGTCGCCAGGGCGTCCTGCAGGCGCAGCGCCAG
The Aquipuribacter nitratireducens DNA segment above includes these coding regions:
- a CDS encoding TSUP family transporter; amino-acid sequence: MSAATAAGVLAGWPGMPDVGWQAVALLVLAALVAGWVDAVVGGGGLVQLPALLLALPGATPVQVLATNKLSGVWGTTAAAVTYARRLPRRPRAVGVLTAAAAVGSGLGAALAALVPPGLFTPLVLVLVVVIGVVTVARPRLGLVERHRVRSMSFAALLAGIGIGVGVWDGIFGPGTGTLFVFALVGLAGYQFLDATGLARIANAVTNLAALVVFTLQGAPLWTLGVLMGAANLAGGWLGAHTAIARGSAFVRAVFLVVVGLLAARLAWDVVAGL